One genomic window of Ruminococcus gauvreauii includes the following:
- a CDS encoding cold-shock protein: MNKGTVKWFNAEKGYGFITSDDGSDVFVHFSAIQGDGFKSLDEGQAVSYDLTEGARGMQAANVVKL, encoded by the coding sequence ATGAACAAAGGAACAGTAAAATGGTTCAACGCTGAAAAAGGTTATGGATTCATCACAAGCGACGACGGATCTGATGTATTCGTACACTTTTCTGCAATCCAGGGCGACGGCTTTAAATCTTTAGATGAAGGTCAGGCTGTATCTTATGACTTAACTGAAGGCGCTCGTGGTATGCAGGCTGCCAACGTTGTAAAATTATAA
- a CDS encoding dihydroorotase, producing MDILIKNGRIIDPDTKRDEKADLYIEDGKIADVQPAIRKKAKKVIDARGCYVMPGLIDMHVHLRDPGQTHKEDVETGSKAAAKGGFTTIVAMPNTKPVIDEPTRVSYVINKALQCSPIHVLQTGAITKGQKGEELADLEGMIRAGVPALSEDGKTVMNSHLYLEAMKIAAQYDIPILAHCEDINMANGGCLNDDEVAKKLGLPGISNSVEDVIIARDIFMSFDTGCRLHLCHCSTKNSELMMRNAKEDGQKVTAEVCPHHFTLTSADIKEGNSNFKMNPPLRTKEDVEALKRGLKDDVFDVISTDHAPHRHSEKSGSMRDAPFGIVGLETCVALTISELVKPGVITPMQMAEKMSYNPAKILKLGDRGSLAVGKEADVVIIDPDAEYTIDARTFVSRSKNTPFQGRRVSGEVKYTICGGKIVYEAN from the coding sequence ATGGATATTTTGATTAAAAACGGAAGGATCATCGATCCGGATACAAAACGGGATGAAAAAGCGGACCTGTATATTGAGGATGGAAAGATTGCTGATGTACAGCCGGCGATCAGAAAGAAAGCAAAGAAGGTCATCGATGCCAGGGGATGTTATGTGATGCCCGGATTGATTGATATGCACGTTCATCTCAGGGACCCGGGACAGACACATAAAGAGGATGTCGAAACCGGCTCTAAGGCTGCTGCAAAAGGCGGATTTACAACGATCGTAGCCATGCCGAATACAAAGCCCGTAATAGATGAACCGACGAGGGTCAGCTACGTCATCAACAAAGCGCTGCAGTGCTCGCCGATCCATGTGCTCCAGACAGGAGCTATCACAAAAGGGCAGAAGGGCGAGGAACTGGCAGATCTGGAGGGGATGATCAGGGCAGGTGTCCCGGCTCTGAGTGAGGATGGAAAAACGGTCATGAATTCACATCTGTATCTGGAGGCCATGAAAATTGCTGCACAGTATGATATCCCCATTCTTGCACACTGTGAGGATATCAACATGGCAAACGGCGGATGTCTGAATGACGATGAGGTGGCGAAGAAGCTGGGACTGCCGGGGATCAGCAACTCCGTAGAAGATGTCATTATCGCCAGAGATATTTTTATGTCTTTTGATACGGGATGCAGGCTGCATCTGTGCCATTGCTCCACGAAAAACAGCGAGTTGATGATGCGCAATGCGAAAGAAGACGGACAGAAGGTGACGGCGGAAGTATGCCCGCATCACTTCACGCTGACTTCAGCGGATATCAAAGAGGGAAACAGCAACTTTAAGATGAATCCTCCACTGCGTACAAAGGAGGATGTGGAAGCACTGAAACGCGGATTGAAAGACGATGTTTTTGATGTGATCAGCACAGACCATGCGCCTCACAGGCATTCTGAAAAGAGCGGAAGCATGCGGGATGCGCCGTTCGGCATCGTGGGTCTGGAGACGTGCGTTGCGCTGACAATATCAGAACTTGTAAAGCCGGGGGTTATCACACCTATGCAGATGGCGGAGAAGATGAGCTACAATCCTGCAAAGATTCTGAAGCTTGGGGACAGAGGGTCTCTTGCAGTGGGAAAAGAGGCGGATGTCGTCATCATCGATCCGGATGCAGAATATACCATCGATGCTCGCACATTTGTATCAAGGAGCAAAAACACACCATTTCAGGGACGCAGAGTAAGTGGCGAGGTCAAATATACGATCTGCGGCGGGAAAATAGTATACGAGGCAAATTAG
- the pyrF gene encoding orotidine-5'-phosphate decarboxylase: MINKLTDKIKKTNAPIVVGLDPMLSYIPEHIQQKAFAEYGETLEGAAEAVWQFNKAVVDATYDLIPAVKPQIAMYEQFGIPGLAAFKKTVDYCHEKDLIVIGDIKRGDIGSTSEAYAVGHLGKVQIGRQSFYGFDEDFATVNPYLGSDGVKPFIKVCQDEKKGLFILVKTSNPSSGEFQDQLVDGRPLYELVGEKVAQWGASCMGDSYSYIGAVVGATYPEMGKVLRKLMPKTFILVPGYGAQGGKGADLVHFFNEDGLGAIVNSSRGIIAAYKQDAYKHLGAENFADAARCAVKDMAADIDGALKNSGR, encoded by the coding sequence ATGATAAATAAACTGACAGATAAAATAAAGAAAACGAATGCACCAATTGTTGTGGGCCTGGATCCGATGCTCTCTTATATTCCGGAACACATCCAGCAGAAAGCGTTTGCAGAATACGGGGAAACACTGGAAGGTGCTGCTGAAGCAGTATGGCAGTTTAATAAGGCGGTCGTAGATGCGACGTATGATCTAATTCCGGCAGTGAAGCCGCAGATCGCCATGTATGAACAGTTTGGGATTCCGGGGCTGGCTGCGTTTAAGAAGACTGTAGATTACTGTCATGAAAAAGATCTGATTGTCATCGGTGATATCAAGAGAGGGGATATCGGATCAACTTCTGAGGCGTACGCAGTGGGGCATCTCGGAAAAGTACAGATAGGCAGACAATCCTTTTACGGATTTGACGAAGATTTTGCTACCGTAAATCCGTATCTGGGATCTGACGGTGTAAAGCCGTTTATTAAGGTGTGCCAGGATGAAAAGAAAGGATTGTTTATTCTGGTGAAGACCTCCAATCCGTCAAGCGGGGAATTCCAGGATCAGCTGGTAGACGGCAGACCGCTCTACGAGCTGGTGGGTGAGAAAGTTGCACAGTGGGGGGCTTCCTGCATGGGAGATTCCTACAGTTACATCGGTGCGGTTGTGGGTGCAACCTATCCGGAAATGGGTAAAGTCCTGCGCAAACTGATGCCTAAGACGTTTATCCTGGTCCCGGGATATGGCGCACAGGGCGGAAAAGGTGCCGATCTGGTTCATTTCTTTAATGAGGATGGTCTGGGTGCGATCGTGAATTCCTCCCGCGGAATTATTGCCGCGTACAAGCAGGACGCCTATAAGCATCTGGGCGCTGAGAATTTTGCGGATGCCGCGCGGTGTGCGGTAAAAGATATGGCTGCGGATATTGACGGTGCGTTAAAAAACAGCGGGAGATAA
- a CDS encoding dihydroorotate dehydrogenase electron transfer subunit, with amino-acid sequence MKIKENCTIVEQKEIAPDIFSMWIQTGKIAETAAAGQFVSLYSRDKSRMLPRPISLCEIDRTQGRLRLVYRIAGEGTREFSQMKEGEVISVLGPLGNGFPLDEARGKHVMLMGGGIGIPPMVQTARELNAAGTVAVAGYRDVLFLQEELKGFCDVYTATEDGSAGTKGTVLDAVREQALAADIIFACGPTPMLRAIKQYAAKQNIPCWISMEEKMACGVGACLACVCQSKEVDGHSHVHNKRICKDGPVFLASEVEL; translated from the coding sequence ATGAAGATCAAAGAGAATTGTACAATAGTGGAGCAAAAAGAGATTGCACCGGATATCTTCAGCATGTGGATTCAGACCGGGAAGATAGCGGAAACTGCGGCGGCGGGGCAGTTTGTGTCGCTGTACAGCAGGGACAAAAGCCGGATGCTGCCAAGACCGATCAGTCTCTGTGAGATTGACCGTACGCAGGGAAGACTGCGTCTGGTGTACCGGATTGCCGGAGAGGGAACCAGGGAATTTTCACAGATGAAAGAGGGAGAAGTGATTTCCGTACTTGGACCGCTCGGCAATGGATTCCCGCTTGACGAAGCACGGGGCAAACATGTGATGCTGATGGGGGGCGGTATCGGCATTCCGCCGATGGTTCAGACTGCAAGAGAGCTGAATGCCGCCGGGACAGTTGCAGTCGCAGGGTACCGCGACGTTTTGTTTTTGCAGGAGGAACTCAAAGGGTTCTGTGATGTGTATACAGCGACAGAAGACGGCAGTGCAGGGACGAAAGGCACTGTGCTGGATGCTGTGCGCGAACAGGCACTTGCGGCTGATATAATTTTTGCATGCGGACCGACACCGATGCTCAGAGCCATCAAGCAGTATGCAGCAAAACAGAACATTCCATGCTGGATCTCCATGGAAGAAAAGATGGCCTGCGGTGTGGGGGCCTGCCTCGCGTGTGTCTGTCAGTCGAAAGAAGTGGACGGGCATTCTCACGTCCACAATAAACGGATTTGCAAAGACGGACCGGTGTTTCTGGCTTCGGAGGTGGAATTATGA
- a CDS encoding dihydroorotate dehydrogenase, with product MSMKVNLAGVQLQNPVMTASGTFGSGTEYSEFVDLNRLGAVVTKGVANTPWPGNPTPRIAETCGGMLNAIGLQNPGIDVFCERDLPFLRQFHTRIIVNVCGRTTEDYCEVVERLSDEAIDMMEINISCPNVKEGGIAFGQNPKAVEAITAEVKKRAKHPVIMKLSPNVTDITEMAKAAEAGGADVLSLINTLTGMKIDVNRRTFAIANKTGGLSGPAIKPVAVRMVYQVANAVKVPIIGMGGIATAEDALEFILAGATAVSVGTANFTNPYTTTEIIDGLEEYMKKYRIEDIGELIGAVR from the coding sequence ATGAGTATGAAAGTGAATCTGGCAGGTGTGCAGCTGCAAAATCCGGTCATGACGGCGTCGGGGACATTCGGGTCCGGTACGGAGTACAGTGAGTTCGTTGACCTGAACCGCCTGGGGGCGGTTGTGACGAAGGGAGTTGCCAATACCCCCTGGCCTGGGAATCCGACGCCCAGGATAGCCGAAACCTGTGGAGGAATGCTGAATGCGATCGGACTTCAAAATCCGGGCATTGATGTTTTTTGTGAACGTGATCTGCCGTTTCTCAGACAGTTTCATACCCGGATCATCGTAAATGTCTGCGGCAGGACGACGGAAGATTACTGTGAGGTCGTGGAACGCCTCTCGGATGAAGCAATCGACATGATGGAGATCAATATCTCCTGCCCGAATGTCAAGGAGGGCGGGATCGCCTTTGGACAGAACCCGAAAGCTGTGGAAGCGATCACTGCTGAGGTGAAGAAGCGGGCGAAGCATCCCGTCATCATGAAACTGAGTCCGAATGTGACGGATATTACCGAGATGGCGAAGGCTGCGGAGGCGGGCGGTGCCGATGTCCTGTCCCTGATCAATACCCTGACCGGTATGAAGATAGACGTAAACAGAAGAACATTTGCGATCGCGAATAAAACGGGCGGACTCTCCGGACCTGCTATTAAACCGGTCGCAGTGCGCATGGTGTATCAGGTGGCGAATGCGGTGAAGGTTCCCATTATTGGTATGGGCGGCATAGCCACAGCAGAGGATGCACTCGAATTTATTCTGGCGGGTGCCACTGCCGTATCCGTAGGAACAGCCAATTTCACAAATCCTTATACGACAACGGAGATCATAGACGGACTGGAAGAATATATGAAAAAATACAGGATTGAGGATATCGGTGAGCTGATTGGCGCCGTGAGATAG
- the pyrE gene encoding orotate phosphoribosyltransferase: MENYKKEFIEFMVDCGVLKFGDFVTKSGRKTPFFVNTGFYRTGAQLRRLGGYYARAIKERFGLEFDVLFGPAYKGIPLSVAASMAISELYDTDIRYCSNRKEVKDHGDTGILLGSPIQDGDRVVIIEDVTTAGTSIEETLPIIRAQGEVDPIGLVVSVDRMERGKGTKSALKEIEEKYGLNTTAIVTMEEVTEHLYNREYNGKIIIDDSLKAAIDAYYEQYGVLE, from the coding sequence ATGGAGAATTATAAGAAAGAGTTCATTGAATTTATGGTAGACTGCGGCGTTTTAAAGTTCGGAGATTTTGTAACTAAGAGCGGAAGAAAGACTCCATTTTTTGTAAATACCGGATTTTACAGAACAGGAGCACAGCTGCGAAGACTGGGCGGATATTATGCAAGAGCGATCAAAGAAAGATTCGGACTGGAGTTTGATGTGCTGTTCGGACCGGCTTATAAAGGGATTCCGCTGTCAGTAGCTGCATCTATGGCGATCAGTGAATTATATGATACGGATATCCGGTACTGCTCCAACCGGAAAGAGGTAAAAGACCATGGAGACACCGGAATTCTGCTCGGCAGCCCGATTCAGGACGGGGATCGTGTAGTGATTATCGAAGATGTAACGACGGCCGGTACATCGATCGAAGAAACCCTGCCGATCATAAGGGCACAGGGAGAGGTCGACCCCATCGGACTCGTCGTGTCAGTGGACCGGATGGAACGCGGAAAGGGTACGAAAAGCGCACTCAAAGAAATTGAAGAAAAATATGGACTGAATACGACGGCGATCGTAACAATGGAAGAAGTTACAGAACATCTGTATAATCGTGAGTATAACGGCAAAATTATCATTGATGACTCATTGAAGGCAGCGATTGATGCATATTATGAGCAGTACGGAGTACTGGAATAG
- a CDS encoding VanZ family protein: protein MKTKTKRRIRTAGWILFILYLILLLYFLFFSEWYGRKNWIEEDYRYNLILFKEIKRFWVYREQLGMQAVLLNLVGNVVGFLPFGFILPILSKKRPNLLLTGVMGCLLSLSVETLQLIGKVGSFDVDDLLLNTAGAVLGYLLFSICNVIRRWKYGKTL, encoded by the coding sequence GTGAAAACTAAGACCAAGCGACGGATCCGGACAGCAGGCTGGATTCTTTTTATCCTTTATCTGATCCTGCTGCTGTATTTTCTGTTTTTTTCAGAGTGGTACGGCCGTAAAAACTGGATAGAAGAGGATTACCGATACAATCTGATTCTGTTCAAGGAAATCAAGCGTTTCTGGGTTTACAGGGAACAGCTGGGAATGCAGGCGGTACTGTTGAATCTGGTGGGAAATGTAGTAGGGTTTCTGCCCTTTGGATTTATCCTCCCGATTTTAAGTAAAAAGCGTCCAAACCTGCTGCTGACGGGAGTTATGGGATGTTTACTGAGTCTGTCGGTGGAGACGCTGCAGCTGATTGGAAAAGTCGGTAGCTTTGATGTGGATGATTTATTATTGAATACAGCCGGAGCAGTTCTGGGCTATCTGCTGTTTTCAATCTGCAATGTGATAAGGAGATGGAAGTATGGCAAAACGCTATAG
- a CDS encoding HD domain-containing protein, whose amino-acid sequence MNKRLEKQAAFMLEADKAKNIFRQTHLSGHGRNENDAEHSWHMALMAFLLSEHANQAVDQLRVIKMLLIHDLVEIDAGDTYAYDDAGNVTKRQREEKAADRIFGLLPEDQESELRELWEEFEAYETPEALFAHVLDNFQPLTLNDANGGSDWKEHQVKKSQILKRNEKTAQGSADIWEYMNQMIERNVEAGMIIDE is encoded by the coding sequence ATGAATAAACGATTAGAAAAACAGGCAGCATTTATGCTGGAAGCGGACAAAGCAAAAAATATATTTCGCCAGACACATCTGTCCGGCCATGGAAGAAATGAGAATGATGCGGAACACTCCTGGCATATGGCGCTGATGGCGTTTCTGCTTAGCGAGCATGCGAATCAGGCAGTAGACCAGCTGAGAGTAATCAAGATGCTGCTGATTCATGATCTGGTGGAAATTGATGCCGGAGATACGTATGCATATGATGATGCCGGAAATGTGACAAAGCGTCAGCGCGAAGAAAAGGCGGCGGACCGCATTTTCGGACTGCTTCCCGAAGATCAGGAAAGTGAGCTTCGGGAACTGTGGGAAGAATTCGAAGCATATGAGACACCGGAAGCATTGTTTGCCCATGTGCTTGACAATTTTCAGCCATTGACTTTAAATGATGCGAACGGAGGAAGCGACTGGAAAGAACACCAGGTGAAAAAGTCTCAGATTTTAAAACGCAACGAAAAGACGGCGCAGGGGTCTGCTGATATTTGGGAATATATGAATCAGATGATTGAGCGCAATGTGGAAGCGGGAATGATCATCGATGAATAA
- a CDS encoding aminopeptidase, translated as MNKMTEVTEMDEILVERWKLAKDRIEQIPSERIVSVPYRNYFIKTASFMQQIFGLLDLKEKGALRRMTMEALGEWNHVLYEDILPGNYEVSYANPDYAAVSLGEEYGRELCALYSQMRGCIVFAFEARVYDITILCELFLEVYTAFSGGELPAAETVRGIIYSFIRDYCDDMMNYRVREMIDPSLDFAAEIIMKSDLTDLRYLYLFGEYISENEKRTAEFLNTLPQQEIDQMARTFTEGYRIGFVNGGIDLSKKKTVNIRYCLGFERMVRAAVLQFEEMGLKPVIYRSAVHLINKRQHLRIGYYGGIPNKQYEYDHRNDAALYLTDEMVQKKLRALQNSFEANKELANTHAGPAVIEVFGEEPFSPANKESSCTLTEKQQNLKVRFDMESAQITNRYIIGEERSFTIIAYPLPEIGRDYEEIFRETVKINTLDYKQYQRIQQTLIDALDAGSSVHIRGCKENRTDLKVQLYRLFDAARQTIFENCVADVNIPVGEVFTSPVLEGTNGLLHVTRVFLNGLEYRDLWFTFKNGMIEDYGCGNFDSKEAGRTLVRENILYQHKSLPMGEFAIGTNTTAYVMAEKYGIAAKLPILIAEKMGPHFAVGDTCYSWSEDTPVYNPDGKEIAARDNEVSIKRKENPADAYFGCHTDITIPYEELEFIHILSEEKAPVSVIENGRFVLPGTEELNLPFLAVDNHETGLVEY; from the coding sequence ATGAATAAAATGACAGAGGTGACAGAGATGGATGAGATTTTAGTGGAGAGATGGAAGCTCGCAAAAGACAGAATTGAGCAGATACCTTCGGAACGGATTGTCTCTGTTCCGTACAGAAACTACTTTATCAAAACAGCGTCATTTATGCAGCAGATCTTCGGACTGCTGGACCTGAAGGAGAAGGGCGCACTGAGAAGGATGACCATGGAGGCACTGGGAGAATGGAATCATGTTTTGTATGAGGATATCCTTCCTGGCAATTATGAGGTGTCCTATGCGAACCCTGATTATGCAGCAGTCAGTCTTGGGGAGGAGTACGGGCGGGAGCTGTGTGCTCTGTACAGCCAGATGAGGGGCTGCATCGTATTTGCCTTTGAGGCGCGTGTGTATGATATTACGATTCTCTGTGAATTGTTTTTGGAGGTTTACACTGCATTTTCCGGCGGGGAGCTGCCGGCCGCCGAGACAGTCCGCGGAATCATCTACAGTTTTATCAGAGACTACTGTGATGATATGATGAACTACAGAGTACGTGAAATGATAGATCCCAGTCTGGATTTTGCAGCTGAGATCATCATGAAATCCGATCTAACGGATCTGAGGTATCTCTATCTGTTCGGAGAGTACATTTCTGAAAATGAGAAACGGACGGCAGAGTTTCTGAATACGCTGCCGCAGCAGGAAATTGATCAGATGGCACGGACGTTTACAGAGGGGTACCGGATCGGATTCGTAAACGGCGGCATTGATCTGTCTAAAAAGAAAACGGTAAACATCCGGTACTGCCTGGGATTCGAGCGTATGGTCCGTGCAGCGGTTCTGCAGTTTGAGGAGATGGGTCTAAAGCCTGTGATATACAGGAGTGCGGTACACCTGATTAATAAAAGACAGCATCTGCGCATCGGTTATTACGGAGGAATCCCGAATAAGCAGTATGAATATGATCACAGAAATGATGCGGCACTCTATCTGACCGACGAAATGGTACAGAAGAAGCTGCGGGCGCTCCAGAATTCTTTTGAGGCAAATAAGGAGCTGGCAAATACACATGCCGGTCCAGCGGTGATAGAGGTTTTCGGAGAAGAGCCGTTTTCACCGGCAAACAAGGAGAGCAGCTGTACACTCACAGAAAAGCAGCAGAACCTGAAAGTGCGTTTCGATATGGAGTCAGCTCAGATAACAAACCGGTATATCATAGGTGAGGAGCGCAGCTTTACCATCATAGCCTATCCGCTTCCCGAAATCGGCAGGGACTATGAGGAAATTTTCAGGGAGACAGTGAAGATCAATACGCTGGATTATAAGCAGTACCAGAGGATTCAGCAGACCCTGATCGATGCACTGGATGCGGGGAGCTCGGTGCACATCAGGGGATGCAAAGAGAACAGGACCGATCTGAAAGTTCAGCTGTACCGGCTTTTTGATGCGGCAAGGCAGACGATTTTTGAAAATTGTGTGGCGGATGTAAATATTCCGGTCGGAGAGGTATTCACATCACCTGTGCTGGAGGGAACCAACGGGCTGCTTCACGTAACCCGTGTATTCCTGAATGGGCTGGAGTACAGAGATCTGTGGTTTACATTTAAGAATGGTATGATTGAAGATTATGGCTGCGGAAATTTTGACAGCAAAGAAGCCGGAAGGACATTGGTTCGTGAGAATATACTGTATCAGCATAAAAGCCTGCCGATGGGAGAATTTGCGATCGGCACCAATACCACAGCCTATGTTATGGCGGAGAAATACGGCATTGCGGCTAAACTTCCGATACTGATCGCGGAGAAGATGGGACCGCATTTTGCCGTCGGTGACACGTGTTACAGCTGGTCGGAGGATACGCCGGTATATAATCCGGACGGCAAAGAGATCGCAGCCAGAGACAATGAGGTCTCCATCAAACGGAAAGAAAATCCGGCGGATGCGTATTTCGGCTGTCATACAGATATCACGATACCGTATGAGGAACTGGAATTCATACACATTTTGTCGGAAGAAAAAGCACCGGTTTCAGTAATTGAGAACGGGCGTTTTGTCCTGCCGGGGACGGAGGAACTGAACCTTCCGTTTTTAGCGGTTGACAATCATGAAACGGGTCTAGTAGAATATTAA
- the purE gene encoding 5-(carboxyamino)imidazole ribonucleotide mutase, with product MAKVGIVMGSDSDMPIMAKAADMLEKFGIDYEMTIISAHREPDVFFEYAKTAEEKGFKVIIAGAGMAAHLPGMCAAIFPMPVIGIPMHTTSLGGRDSLYSIVQMPSGIPVATVAIGGGANAGILAAKILGTSDPELLAKVKAYSAELKDQVVAKDAKLQEVGYKNYTK from the coding sequence ATGGCTAAAGTAGGAATTGTAATGGGTAGTGACTCAGATATGCCGATTATGGCAAAAGCAGCAGATATGCTGGAGAAGTTTGGAATCGATTATGAAATGACGATTATTTCTGCGCACAGAGAACCGGATGTGTTTTTTGAATATGCGAAGACTGCAGAGGAAAAGGGATTTAAAGTGATCATCGCAGGGGCAGGCATGGCCGCACATCTTCCGGGAATGTGTGCGGCAATTTTCCCGATGCCGGTCATCGGTATCCCGATGCATACCACATCTCTCGGCGGAAGAGATTCCCTGTATTCGATCGTACAGATGCCATCGGGGATTCCGGTTGCGACGGTAGCGATAGGCGGCGGGGCAAATGCCGGAATTCTTGCTGCGAAAATCCTTGGGACATCTGATCCGGAACTGCTTGCAAAAGTAAAGGCGTATTCTGCTGAGCTGAAAGACCAGGTGGTGGCAAAAGATGCAAAACTTCAGGAAGTGGGATATAAGAATTATACCAAATAA
- the purM gene encoding phosphoribosylformylglycinamidine cyclo-ligase, whose amino-acid sequence MDYKKAGVDIEAGYKSVELMKEHIKKTMRPEVLTNIGGFSGAFSMSAFKDMEKPTLVSGTDGVGTKLKLAFVMDRHDTVGIDCVAMCVNDIACAGGEPLFFLDYIACGKNVPEKIAGIVKGVADGCEQSEAALIGGETAEMPGFYPEDEYDLAGFAVGVVDEKDLITGKELKAGDVLIGMASSGVHSNGFSLVRKVFEITKESLNTYYEELGNTLGEALLAPTKIYVKALKEIKKAGVKIKGCSHITGGGFYENVPRMLNDDVCAVIEKGSYPVPPIFKMLAEKGQIDEKMMYNTYNMGIGMIVAVDPADADRTMEAMRAAGEEPYRIGRIESGEKGVSLC is encoded by the coding sequence ATGGATTATAAAAAAGCGGGCGTGGACATTGAAGCCGGATACAAATCTGTAGAGCTCATGAAAGAACATATTAAGAAAACGATGCGCCCGGAGGTATTGACGAATATCGGAGGGTTTTCCGGTGCTTTTTCCATGAGTGCATTCAAAGATATGGAGAAACCAACCCTTGTGTCCGGAACAGACGGTGTCGGAACAAAACTGAAACTGGCGTTCGTGATGGACAGACATGACACGGTTGGAATAGACTGTGTCGCGATGTGTGTGAATGACATTGCATGTGCTGGCGGTGAACCGCTGTTTTTCCTTGATTACATTGCATGCGGGAAGAATGTTCCTGAGAAAATTGCCGGGATTGTAAAGGGAGTTGCAGACGGATGTGAACAGTCTGAGGCGGCACTGATCGGCGGAGAAACCGCTGAGATGCCGGGGTTCTACCCGGAAGACGAATATGATCTTGCAGGCTTCGCGGTAGGTGTCGTAGATGAAAAGGATCTTATTACGGGAAAAGAACTGAAGGCAGGCGATGTGCTGATCGGAATGGCATCTTCCGGTGTACACAGCAATGGTTTCTCACTGGTCAGAAAAGTTTTTGAAATTACGAAAGAATCTCTGAACACATATTATGAAGAGCTTGGAAATACACTGGGAGAGGCTCTTCTTGCCCCGACTAAGATTTATGTAAAAGCGCTCAAGGAAATTAAAAAGGCAGGCGTAAAAATCAAAGGGTGCAGTCACATTACAGGCGGTGGATTCTATGAGAATGTTCCTCGTATGCTGAATGACGATGTGTGCGCAGTTATCGAAAAGGGCAGTTACCCTGTTCCTCCGATCTTCAAAATGCTGGCAGAAAAAGGTCAGATTGATGAGAAAATGATGTATAACACCTACAATATGGGGATTGGCATGATCGTAGCGGTAGACCCGGCAGATGCAGACAGGACGATGGAAGCGATGCGGGCAGCGGGGGAAGAGCCGTACCGGATCGGACGGATAGAGTCCGGTGAAAAAGGAGTATCACTATGCTGA
- the purN gene encoding phosphoribosylglycinamide formyltransferase, translating to MLRLAVLVSGGGTNLQAIIDGIANETITNTQIEAVISNNADAYALERARQHGIRAICVSPKDYDSRDAFNDALLQALQKLNVDLVVLAGCLVVIPKSIVRAFPNRIINIHPALIPSFCGTGYYGLKVHEGVLARGVKVTGATVHFVDEGTDTGPIILQKAVEVRDGDTPEVLQRRVMEEAEWVIMPRAIDLIANDKLVIENGIVRMKAAGTAEESMKETDR from the coding sequence ATGCTGAGATTAGCAGTTCTGGTATCCGGAGGAGGAACCAATCTGCAGGCTATTATCGATGGAATCGCTAATGAGACAATCACAAATACACAGATTGAAGCTGTTATCAGTAATAACGCGGATGCCTATGCACTGGAGAGAGCCAGACAGCACGGAATCCGCGCGATCTGTGTTTCGCCAAAGGATTATGATTCGAGGGACGCATTTAACGATGCGCTGCTTCAGGCTCTGCAAAAGCTGAATGTCGACCTGGTCGTACTCGCAGGCTGTCTGGTAGTGATTCCGAAGAGTATCGTGCGTGCATTTCCGAACAGAATTATCAACATTCATCCTGCGCTGATTCCGTCATTCTGCGGTACAGGGTATTACGGGCTGAAAGTCCATGAGGGTGTACTTGCACGCGGAGTCAAGGTGACAGGCGCGACGGTGCATTTCGTAGATGAGGGAACGGATACCGGTCCCATTATTCTTCAGAAGGCGGTTGAAGTGAGGGACGGTGATACGCCGGAAGTTCTGCAGAGACGCGTGATGGAAGAGGCCGAATGGGTGATCATGCCCAGGGCCATTGACCTGATCGCCAATGACAAGCTGGTAATCGAAAATGGAATTGTCCGCATGAAAGCGGCGGGTACTGCAGAAGAAAGTATGAAGGAGACGGATAGATGA